The Sylvia atricapilla isolate bSylAtr1 chromosome 13, bSylAtr1.pri, whole genome shotgun sequence genome includes a region encoding these proteins:
- the MCEE gene encoding methylmalonyl-CoA epimerase, mitochondrial: MAAVLWRGAAGLLSRLQPSAPTVRTLSSSKSFSQNIPSCLWKLGRLNHVAIAVPDLEKAQSLYKDVLGAQVSETVALPEHGVYTVFVELGNTKLELLHPLGEKSPIASFLQKNKTGGMHHICIEVDDIKAAMTELKKKKIRILSEEPKIGAHGKPVIFLHPKDCHGVLVELEQA; encoded by the exons ATGGCGGCAGTGCTGTGGCGCGGAGCGGCCG ggCTTCTTAGCAGATTGCAGCCTTCAGCTCCCACAGTACGAACTCTATCTTCATCAAAGTCCTTTTCACAAAATATTCCAAGCTGTTTGTGGAAACTGGGCCGACTCAATCACGTGGCAATTGCAGTGCCAGATTTGGAGAAAGCTCAGTCCTTGTATAAAGATGTGTTGGGAGCCCAGGTGAGTGAGACTGTTGCTCTTCCTGAACATGGTGTCTACACGGTTTTTGTGGAGCTGGGAAATACCAAGCTGGAACTCCTACATCCTTTAGGAGAGAAAAGTCCCATTGCAAGCTTCCTGCAAAAAAACAAGACTGGAGGAATGCATCATATCTGCATTGAG GTTGATGACATAAAAGCGGCAATgacagagctgaagaaaaaaaagatacgAATATTGAGTGAAGAGCCAAAAATAGGTGCACATGGCaaacctgtgatttttcttcACCCTAAAGATTGCCATGGAGTCCTTGTGGAACTTGAGCAAGCTTGA
- the MPHOSPH10 gene encoding U3 small nucleolar ribonucleoprotein protein MPP10, with the protein MAAVPGIPGSAAIQSIQTCLRVAGAAAARPERFLSVQDGLAAEFRAMTKTLYDLNKGSNIVRAGPLKELVIENFDEEQIWQQLELRNNAVLDFFKKSIARDAKDEDLCLLSDQEEDGTDAETSSDKELEDSIMEVESEQMNVNTKDKDKTKAKGKQSKLSESIMQKNSDEDSDIDFDIEALEQQAKTAKETTLRKKGRKSVVDDKFFKLAEMEAFLEHAEKEDEEDEEEEEINYFEDIISDDEEDSEEAKPIKSSRDVTYKDFFDPVDDDDGDDDLVANDAEEDQEEEADSAIEEQNEESMSEFEDMDEMVEHMRSKEASKKVTFSLPDDSETEDVTEVQSEKGISPSEIKSSFEKRQEKMSKKIKSLEEALLEEKPWQLKGEVTGHKRPENSLLEETVLFDHAVRMAPVITEETTFQLEDIIKQRILDEAWDDVVPKEKPKEEAFEYKKRISLDHEKSKLSLAEIYEQEYVKLQQQKTEEEENPEHKEIQEMMDSLFQKLDALCNFHFTPKPPVPEVKIVSNLPAISMEEVAPVAVSDAALLAPEEIKEKNKAGDVKTDAEKTPTDKKRELRRKKLRKRMRRREKEKREKLLEKMKPEQGTKLSKKAAAAKLKRLTKEGKASLLKDEGKDKALKSSQAFFSQLQDQVRMQIKDAKLKKKQKKEKAISVHKLKL; encoded by the exons ATGGCGGCCGTGCCGGGCATCCCGGGCAGCGCCGCCATCCAGAGCATCCAGACGTGCCTCAGGGTggccggagcggcggcggcgcgccCCGAGCGCTTCCTCAG tGTGCAGGATGGACTGGCTGCCGAGTTCAGAGCAATGACAAAGACTCTCTACGATTTGAATAAAGGAAGTAACATAGTCCGTGCGGGGCCACTAAAAGAGCTGGTGATAGAAAATTTTGATGAAGAACAGATTTGGCAGCAACTAGAGCTCCGGAACAATGCAGTTCTCGATTTCTTCAAGAAATCCATTGCAAGGGATGCCAAGGATGAAGATCTTTGCCTTCTCTCAGACCAGGAAGAGGATGGTACTGATGCAGAGACCAGCAGTGACAAGGAGCTGGAAGACAGCATAATGGAAGTAGAAAGTGAACAGATGAATGTTAATACAAAAGATAAAGATAAAACTAAAGCTAAAGGAAAGCAAAGTAAACTCAGTGAAAGcataatgcagaaaaacagtGATGAGGATTCTGATATTGACTTCGATATTGAAGCACTGGAGCAACAAGCTAAAACAGCCAAGGAAACCACATTGcgaaaaaagggaagaaaatctgtAGTGGATGACAAGTTTTTCAAGCTGGCTGAGATGGAAGCTTTTTTAGAACATGCAGAgaaggaagatgaggaggatgaagaagaagaagaaattaattattttgaagacATTATCTCAGATGATGAGGAAGACTCTGAAGAAGCTAAA CCAATTAAAAGTTCTAGAGATGTCACATACAAAGATTTCTTTGATCCagttgatgatgatgatggtgatgatgatttAGTAGCTAATGATGCTGAAGAGGATCAGGAAGAGGAAGCAGACAGTGCTATTGAAGAGCAAAATGAAGAAAGTATGTCTGA GTTTGAGGATATGGATGAAATGGTGGAGCACATGAGAAGTAAAGAAGCTTCTAAAAAAGTAACTTTTAGTTTGCCAGATGACAGTGAAACAGAAGATGTAACTGAAGTGCAATCAGAGAAGGGCATCAGTCCCAGTGAAATAAAGTCATCATTtgagaagagacaggaaaag AtgagcaaaaaaataaaaagcttggAAGAAGCACTGCTAGAGGAGAAACCTTGGCAGCTTAAAGGAGAAGTGACAGGGCACAAACGCCCTGAGAACAGCCttttggaagaaacagtccttttTGACCACGCAGTGCGAATGG caccTGTGATCACAGAAGAAACTACTTTTCAGCTTGAAGATATCATTAAACAGAGAATATTGGATGAG GCATGGGATGATGTAGtaccaaaagaaaaacccaaagagGAAGCTTTTGAGTACAAGAAGAGGATCAGTTTGGATCATGAGAAGAGTAAGCTGAGTCTCGCTGAAATCTACGAGCAAGAGTATGTGAAACTTCAGCAG caaaagactgaagaggaggaaaatcctgaacacaaagaaattcaggaaatgATGGACTCACTCTTCCAGAAGCTGGATGCACTTTGTAATTTCCACTTCACACCCAAACCA CCCGTGCCAGAAGTTAAGATTGTTTCAAACCTTCCAGCTATAAGTATGGAAGAAGTAGCACCAGTTGCTGTTAGTGATGCTGCTCTCTTAGCCCCAGAGGAGATCAAG gaaaagaacaaagctgGTGATGTAAAAACAGATGCAGAAAAGACTCCCACAGACAAAAAACGAGAACTAAGAAGGAAAAAGCTCCGTAAACGTATGAGGcgaagggaaaaggagaaacgTGAAAAGCTTCTTGAAAAGATGAAACCAGAACAAGGCACAAAACTTAGCAAaaaggctgctgcagcaaaacTAAAAAGGCTTACCAAAGAAGGCAAAGCATCTCTGCTCAAG GATGAAGGTAAAGACAAGGCCTTGAAATCATCCCAGGCCTTCTTTTCTCAGCTACAAGATCAAGTGAGAATGCAAATCAAAGATGCcaaattaaagaagaaacagaagaaggagaaagcaaTCTCTGTTCATAAACTGAAGTTGTAG
- the FAN1 gene encoding fanconi-associated nuclease 1 isoform X2, which translates to MAEARSSGIKRSRVSLSVSKNKKKKETTKKAEVTGAPSTPSASSSITSFFNNVPPAKISCPMCGQLVPRYGINKHIDETCQRNGSENGAIDATLNSFRNKSPPDANLSNNSSSYFSKKLLNLETSPSKSNLLKAGGGAAQQTSPYFSNNSSAFSVGSECQARAVRTVSLGSLSSKLSRRRCLQGGKQVLYEEINSSPPALHSACGSAAAPNDDDDEIDAGQSSQKENQPSHREDQEQNFSKKEPEFQNEINKCKQKDLVEMVQVPLLADNNNDKKFPSGTRRTKAEGRSEGGILSPDKFETSPAIHTSAELTSDLEVKTQPHTEVTPSKAEVNCGTENCFSRDDAEVLPVEVLEDFKNEMNHTLLGTVEKAEPQDSTGDILDKVDEVLSVPSSPRHPYYLQNFLVVLRAVLENEDDVRLFNEQDLNIITKFYNLSVGGQKLYVRLFQRKLNWLKVNKIEYGEISVDLSPIIEELAEARFLQTESELEDLCEGLDLLSAPELKILAKIFHLPNPNGQKQQLVDDLLKLSKQRSIFSRSQAGLGTVILKRVKDLAGKCVRVCKDARAVFSRILLLFSLPESLEEEEAGSAGQGLLSTVLRANMGHMVFPSYTVNRQTQVFQDREDLIRYTTAVHLSNDIATAMVNGNWEEANHLYLCAKETWSELKNHPSLSYHRTLPDYLRRFTVGWVYTRILSQGVEILQRLHKYKEAVQQLQSLLAQEVYCADSRGRWWDRLALNLHQHLKNTKKVTISGKMCPQTGMGKSVFLMEDIGDGEGGEDCSVSTVMCSVEELALTHYRRNGFDQGIHGEGSTFITLYGILMWDIIFMDDIPDVFRNSYQTSPLDLYTDSFYENRRAVIEARLQQLHTASSETLAKLVAEVWTTQEGKAAALVNWGRFISLQQVQSLVSCLGGAFLSGVFRRLCRDLRHCRGGLPDLLVWRSHSRHFKLVEVKGPNDRLSPKQTLWLSELHKLGAAVEVCHVQDIGGKSKRLS; encoded by the exons ATGGCAGAAGCTAGGTCTTCAGGAATCAAAAGATCCCGAGTAAGTTTGTCAGTcagtaaaaataagaagaaaaaagaaacaacaaaaaaagcgGAAGTTACAGGAGCACCATCTACACCTTCAGCATCATCCTctattacttctttttttaacaatgtCCCCCCTGCCAAGATTAGCTGTCCCATGTGTGGGCAATTGGTGCCAAGATATGGAATAAATAAGCACATTGATGAAACATGTCAGAGAAACGGTAGTGAGAATGGTGCCATTGATGCTACATTGAATTCTTTTAGGAATAAGAGTCCCCCAGATGCAAACCTGAGCAATAATTCCAgctcatatttttcaaaaaaactcTTAAATCTAGAAACAAGTCCTTCCAAAAGTAACTTGCTGAAAGCAGGAGGGGGTGCAGCACAACAGACTAGTCCTTATTTTAGCAATAATAGTTCAGCCTTTAGTGTTGGCAGTGAATGCCAGGCTCGAGCAGTTAGAACAGTCTCCTTGGGAAGCTTGTCTTCAAAACTGTCCAGAAGAcgctgcctgcagggaggaaaacaggTCCTGTATGAAGAGATCAACTCTTCACCTCCAGCTCTTCACAGTGCCTGTGGAAGTGCTGCAGCACcaaatgatgatgatgatgagatTGATGCTGGGCAGAGttctcagaaagaaaatcagcctTCTCACAGAGAGGACCAGGAGCAAAATTTTTCAAAGAAGGAACCTGAATTTCAAAACGAAATAaacaaatgtaaacaaaaaGACCTTGTGGAAATGGTTCAAGTACCTTTACTGGCTGATAACAATAATGACAAAAAGTTCCCATCTGGTACGAGGAGGACCAAAGCAGAAGGCAGGTCTGAAGGTGGGATACTTAGCCCTGATAAATTTGAAACGTCTCCAGCCATCCATACTTCAGCAGAGCTGACCAGTGATTTGGAAGTCAAGACTCAGCCTCACACTGAGGTTACTCCCTCAAAGGCAGAAGTGAACTGTGGGACAGAAAATTGCTTTAGCAGGGATGATGCAGAGGTGCTTCCTGTGGAAGTTCTTGAAGACTTTAAGAATGAAATGAACCATACTTTGTTAGGAACAGTGGAAAAGGCAGAACCTCAGGATTCCACTGGGGACATTCTAGACAAAGTAGATGAGGtcctctctgtgcccagctctccTAGACACCCATACTACCTCCAGAATTTTTTGGTAGTGCTGCGAGCAGTATTGGAAAATGAAGATGATGTCAGACTATTTAATGAACAAGATTTGAACATCATAACCAAGTTCTACAATTTATCAG TTGGTGGGCAGAAGTTGTATGTGAGACTTTTCCAACGCAAGCTGAACTGGTTAAAGGTGAACAAAATAGAGTATGGGGAGATAAGTGTGGATTTGTCACCAATAATTGAAGAACTGGCTGAAGCCAGATTTCTACAAACAG aaTCTGAATTGGAAGACCTGTGTGAAGGGTTGGATTTGCTTTCAGCCCCTGAGCTAAAAATACTGGCAAAAATCTTTCACTTGCCAAACCCAAATGGTCAGAAACAGCAACTTGTGGATGATCTTCTGAAGTTGTCAAAACAGCGTTCGATCTTCAGCAGGAGTCAGGCTGGTCTTGGGacagtgattttaaaaag GGTGAAGGACCTGGCTGGAAAATGTGTCAGGGTCTGCAAAGATGCTCGGGCTGTCTTTTCCCgaatcctgctgctgttttctctgcctgagtcactggaggaggaggaggctggcagtgctgggcaagGCCTGCTCTCCACAGTCCTTAGGGCAAACATGGGCCATATGGTGTTCCCCAGTTACACAGTAAACAGGCAAACACAGGTCTTCCAGGACAGAGAGGACCTCATCAG GTATACAACTGCTGTTCATCTGTCAAATGATATAGCCACTGCAATGGTAAATGGGAACTGGGAAGAAGCTAACCATCTCTATTTGTGTGCTAAAGAAACCTGGAGTGAATTGAAGAATCACCCCTCTTTGAG CTATCACAGAACTTTACCTGATTACCTGCGACGTTTCACAGTTGGCTGGGTGTACACAAGAATCCTTTCTCAAGGGGTTGAAATTCTGCAGAGGCTTCACAAGTATAAG gaagcagtgcagcagctgcagagcctcCTGGCCCAGGAAGTGTATTGTGCTGACAGCAGAGGGAGATGGTGGGATCGGCTGGCTCTGAATTTACATCAGCACTTGAAAAACACTAAGAAG GTTACAATCAGTGGAAAGATGTGTCCTCAGACAGGAATGGGAAAGTCCGTGTTTCTCATGGAGGATATTGGTGATGGAGAAGGAGGTGAAGACTGCAGTGTATCCACAGTCATGTGCTCAGTTGAGGAGCTGGCATTAACTCATTACAGGAGGAATGGTTTCGATCAGG GTATTCACGGGGAAGGCTCAACGTTTATTACATTGTATGGGATTCTAATGTGGGATATCATTTTCATGGATGACATACCTGATGTGTTCAGAAACTCCTATCAG ACATCCCCCCTGGATTTATACACTGACAGCTTTTATGAGAACAGGAGGGCTGTCATTGAGGCCAGACTCCAGCAGCTTCACACAGCTTCCTCAGAGACACTGGCAAAATTGGTTGCTGAAGTCTGGACCACTCaggagggaaaagctgcagccctggTTAACTGGGGACGTTTTATTTCCCTCCAGCAAGTGCAG AGCCTGGTGTCTTGCCTTGGAGGAGCGTTTCTGAGCGGGGTTTTCCGGCGGCTCTGCAGGGACCTGCGGCACTGCCGGGGGGGGCTGCCCGACCTGCTCGTGTGGCGCTCCCACAGCCGGCACTTCAAG CTGGTGGAGGTGAAGGGCCCCAACGACCGCCTGTCTCCCAAGCAGACGCTGTGGCTGAGTGAGCTGCACAAGCTGGGGGCTGCAGTGGAGGTTTGTCACGTGCAGGACATTGGAGGCAAGAGCAAACGCCTCAGCTGA
- the FAN1 gene encoding fanconi-associated nuclease 1 isoform X1: MAEARSSGIKRSRVSLSVSKNKKKKETTKKAEVTGAPSTPSASSSITSFFNNVPPAKISCPMCGQLVPRYGINKHIDETCQRNGSENGAIDATLNSFRNKSPPDANLSNNSSSYFSKKLLNLETSPSKSNLLKAGGGAAQQTSPYFSNNSSAFSVGSECQARAVRTVSLGSLSSKLSRRRCLQGGKQVLYEEINSSPPALHSACGSAAAPNDDDDEIDAGQSSQKENQPSHREDQEQNFSKKEPEFQNEINKCKQKDLVEMVQVPLLADNNNDKKFPSGTRRTKAEGRSEGGILSPDKFETSPAIHTSAELTSDLEVKTQPHTEVTPSKAEVNCGTENCFSRDDAEVLPVEVLEDFKNEMNHTLLGTVEKAEPQDSTGDILDKVDEVLSVPSSPRHPYYLQNFLVVLRAVLENEDDVRLFNEQDLNIITKFYNLSVGGQKLYVRLFQRKLNWLKVNKIEYGEISVDLSPIIEELAEARFLQTESELEDLCEGLDLLSAPELKILAKIFHLPNPNGQKQQLVDDLLKLSKQRSIFSRSQAGLGTVILKRVKDLAGKCVRVCKDARAVFSRILLLFSLPESLEEEEAGSAGQGLLSTVLRANMGHMVFPSYTVNRQTQVFQDREDLIRYTTAVHLSNDIATAMVNGNWEEANHLYLCAKETWSELKNHPSLSYHRTLPDYLRRFTVGWVYTRILSQGVEILQRLHKYKEAVQQLQSLLAQEVYCADSRGRWWDRLALNLHQHLKNTKKAVGCIRRGLADPAVRTGHRLSLCQRALRIRDSPSCRQLQGLLQDLPLLTVHDVTHVTISGKMCPQTGMGKSVFLMEDIGDGEGGEDCSVSTVMCSVEELALTHYRRNGFDQGIHGEGSTFITLYGILMWDIIFMDDIPDVFRNSYQTSPLDLYTDSFYENRRAVIEARLQQLHTASSETLAKLVAEVWTTQEGKAAALVNWGRFISLQQVQSLVSCLGGAFLSGVFRRLCRDLRHCRGGLPDLLVWRSHSRHFKLVEVKGPNDRLSPKQTLWLSELHKLGAAVEVCHVQDIGGKSKRLS; encoded by the exons ATGGCAGAAGCTAGGTCTTCAGGAATCAAAAGATCCCGAGTAAGTTTGTCAGTcagtaaaaataagaagaaaaaagaaacaacaaaaaaagcgGAAGTTACAGGAGCACCATCTACACCTTCAGCATCATCCTctattacttctttttttaacaatgtCCCCCCTGCCAAGATTAGCTGTCCCATGTGTGGGCAATTGGTGCCAAGATATGGAATAAATAAGCACATTGATGAAACATGTCAGAGAAACGGTAGTGAGAATGGTGCCATTGATGCTACATTGAATTCTTTTAGGAATAAGAGTCCCCCAGATGCAAACCTGAGCAATAATTCCAgctcatatttttcaaaaaaactcTTAAATCTAGAAACAAGTCCTTCCAAAAGTAACTTGCTGAAAGCAGGAGGGGGTGCAGCACAACAGACTAGTCCTTATTTTAGCAATAATAGTTCAGCCTTTAGTGTTGGCAGTGAATGCCAGGCTCGAGCAGTTAGAACAGTCTCCTTGGGAAGCTTGTCTTCAAAACTGTCCAGAAGAcgctgcctgcagggaggaaaacaggTCCTGTATGAAGAGATCAACTCTTCACCTCCAGCTCTTCACAGTGCCTGTGGAAGTGCTGCAGCACcaaatgatgatgatgatgagatTGATGCTGGGCAGAGttctcagaaagaaaatcagcctTCTCACAGAGAGGACCAGGAGCAAAATTTTTCAAAGAAGGAACCTGAATTTCAAAACGAAATAaacaaatgtaaacaaaaaGACCTTGTGGAAATGGTTCAAGTACCTTTACTGGCTGATAACAATAATGACAAAAAGTTCCCATCTGGTACGAGGAGGACCAAAGCAGAAGGCAGGTCTGAAGGTGGGATACTTAGCCCTGATAAATTTGAAACGTCTCCAGCCATCCATACTTCAGCAGAGCTGACCAGTGATTTGGAAGTCAAGACTCAGCCTCACACTGAGGTTACTCCCTCAAAGGCAGAAGTGAACTGTGGGACAGAAAATTGCTTTAGCAGGGATGATGCAGAGGTGCTTCCTGTGGAAGTTCTTGAAGACTTTAAGAATGAAATGAACCATACTTTGTTAGGAACAGTGGAAAAGGCAGAACCTCAGGATTCCACTGGGGACATTCTAGACAAAGTAGATGAGGtcctctctgtgcccagctctccTAGACACCCATACTACCTCCAGAATTTTTTGGTAGTGCTGCGAGCAGTATTGGAAAATGAAGATGATGTCAGACTATTTAATGAACAAGATTTGAACATCATAACCAAGTTCTACAATTTATCAG TTGGTGGGCAGAAGTTGTATGTGAGACTTTTCCAACGCAAGCTGAACTGGTTAAAGGTGAACAAAATAGAGTATGGGGAGATAAGTGTGGATTTGTCACCAATAATTGAAGAACTGGCTGAAGCCAGATTTCTACAAACAG aaTCTGAATTGGAAGACCTGTGTGAAGGGTTGGATTTGCTTTCAGCCCCTGAGCTAAAAATACTGGCAAAAATCTTTCACTTGCCAAACCCAAATGGTCAGAAACAGCAACTTGTGGATGATCTTCTGAAGTTGTCAAAACAGCGTTCGATCTTCAGCAGGAGTCAGGCTGGTCTTGGGacagtgattttaaaaag GGTGAAGGACCTGGCTGGAAAATGTGTCAGGGTCTGCAAAGATGCTCGGGCTGTCTTTTCCCgaatcctgctgctgttttctctgcctgagtcactggaggaggaggaggctggcagtgctgggcaagGCCTGCTCTCCACAGTCCTTAGGGCAAACATGGGCCATATGGTGTTCCCCAGTTACACAGTAAACAGGCAAACACAGGTCTTCCAGGACAGAGAGGACCTCATCAG GTATACAACTGCTGTTCATCTGTCAAATGATATAGCCACTGCAATGGTAAATGGGAACTGGGAAGAAGCTAACCATCTCTATTTGTGTGCTAAAGAAACCTGGAGTGAATTGAAGAATCACCCCTCTTTGAG CTATCACAGAACTTTACCTGATTACCTGCGACGTTTCACAGTTGGCTGGGTGTACACAAGAATCCTTTCTCAAGGGGTTGAAATTCTGCAGAGGCTTCACAAGTATAAG gaagcagtgcagcagctgcagagcctcCTGGCCCAGGAAGTGTATTGTGCTGACAGCAGAGGGAGATGGTGGGATCGGCTGGCTCTGAATTTACATCAGCACTTGAAAAACACTAAGAAG GCCGTGGGCTGTATCCGGAGGGGCCTGGCCGACCCTGCCGTGCGCACCGGGCACCGCCTGTCGCTGTGCCAGCGCGCCCTGCGCATCAGGGACTCCCCCAGCTGCCGACAGCTCCAGGGCCTGCTGCAGGACCTGCCCCTCCTCACCGTGCATGATGTCACACAC GTTACAATCAGTGGAAAGATGTGTCCTCAGACAGGAATGGGAAAGTCCGTGTTTCTCATGGAGGATATTGGTGATGGAGAAGGAGGTGAAGACTGCAGTGTATCCACAGTCATGTGCTCAGTTGAGGAGCTGGCATTAACTCATTACAGGAGGAATGGTTTCGATCAGG GTATTCACGGGGAAGGCTCAACGTTTATTACATTGTATGGGATTCTAATGTGGGATATCATTTTCATGGATGACATACCTGATGTGTTCAGAAACTCCTATCAG ACATCCCCCCTGGATTTATACACTGACAGCTTTTATGAGAACAGGAGGGCTGTCATTGAGGCCAGACTCCAGCAGCTTCACACAGCTTCCTCAGAGACACTGGCAAAATTGGTTGCTGAAGTCTGGACCACTCaggagggaaaagctgcagccctggTTAACTGGGGACGTTTTATTTCCCTCCAGCAAGTGCAG AGCCTGGTGTCTTGCCTTGGAGGAGCGTTTCTGAGCGGGGTTTTCCGGCGGCTCTGCAGGGACCTGCGGCACTGCCGGGGGGGGCTGCCCGACCTGCTCGTGTGGCGCTCCCACAGCCGGCACTTCAAG CTGGTGGAGGTGAAGGGCCCCAACGACCGCCTGTCTCCCAAGCAGACGCTGTGGCTGAGTGAGCTGCACAAGCTGGGGGCTGCAGTGGAGGTTTGTCACGTGCAGGACATTGGAGGCAAGAGCAAACGCCTCAGCTGA